CTACATTTGACCCAATTTACAAAAACAACATTCTTGTGAATGTCATGTGTGTAGGAATTATGAAAAAAGACAGAATCTTCAAAGGTGTTGCACAAGGCGTTGGCAATTCTGTCTTTTATGTTGGACATACAACAGGTAGAGATGGTATGGGCGGCGCCACATTTGCCTCAACCGACCTTACTCAGGAGTCAGAAGAAAAAAGGTCTGCTGTGCAGGTTGGAGACCCGTTTATGGAAAAGCTTTTGCTGGAGGCATGCTTAGAGCTTTTTCAAACAGATGCTGTTGTTGGAATACAGGACATGGGCGCAGCAGGTTTGACTTCATCTACGTGTGAGACAGCCGCAAGAGCAGGGACAGGCATTGAAATAGATGTAGCGCTTGTTCCTAAAAGAGAAGAGGGAATGAATCCGATTGAGGTTATGCTTTCTGAGTCACAGGAAAGGATGCTTGTTATTGTAAAAAAGGAAAGGGAAGAAGAGGTTTACAAGATATTTGAAAAGTGGGGACTTCATGCTGTTAAGATAGGAAGAGTGACAGATGATGGTATGCTGAGAGTTCTTGACAGTGGCAAGGTTGTTGCAGAGGTTCCTGCAAAAGCACTTGCACATGCTCCGGCTTATGTAAGAGAAACAAAGGAGCCGGAAATTGTAAAATTATCCCGGGAGTTTGATATCTATTCAATTCCTCAACCTCAGGATTTGAATGAAGCAATTTTAAAGATGATATCCAATCCAAATCTTGCAAGTAAAGAATACATTTATAAACAGTACGATTACATGGTAAGAACTGATACAGTTATAAGACCAGGGCATGACGCAAGTTTGTTGAGAGTAAAAGGTATTAAAAAAGGAATTGCTATTACAATTGATAGCAACGGTAGGTATTGTTATTTGAACCCTTATGAAGGTGTCCAGCTTGTCTTGGCAGAGAGTTACAGGAATATAGTTGCGGTAGGTGCAAAGCCTCTTGCCATTACCGATGGTTTGAATTTTGGAAATCCACTCTATCCAGAGATTTATTATCAATTTGTAAAAACAATTGAAGGTTTGAGGGATGCATGTGAATATTTTGGAACGCCAGTTACAGGTGGAAATGTATCTTTTTATAACCAATCAGAGGAAGGTGCAATTTATCCAACACCTGTTATTGGAATGGTGGGAGTCATTGAAGATGTTGAAAAGGCTGTTGATATCTCTTTTAAGGACAGTGGAGATGTCATTGCAATAATAGGTGCTACCTCAGATGATATAGGTGCTTCAGAATATTTGAGTTTCTACCACGGAATTGTTTCTGGTAGAGTACCAAAGCTTGATTTGAAAAAACATAAAGACACATGCGATAAGGTCCTTGAATGTATCAATCAGGGTCTATTTAAATCTGTACATGACATCTCAGATGGTGGCTTCATAGTTGCTCTTTTAGAAAGTGCTGTAAGAGGCAAAAAAGGTGCAGAGGTTGAAATAAGTACTTCTTTAAGAGAAGATTTTTACCTTTTCAGTGAAACGCCAGGACGATTTTTGGTGACATTTGATGGAGAAAATCTTTCAAAAATAAAAGAAATTTTAAATGATATTGAATTAGAAATTATTGGCAAGGTGATTGACAGCTTTGAGATGGTTGGACGAATAAATGACAGAAAACTAAAATTAAATTTAGATGAAGTTGAGAGAGTATATCAGGAGGCAATACCATGTGCTTTAAAGAGTTAGAGGAAGCCTTCAAAGACCACTGTGGCATATTTGGTATATACAGCACTGACAAAAAATGTGACAGTGCCAAAATTACCTATTTTGGACTTTATGCCCTCCAGCATAGAGGACAGGAAAGTAGCGGTATTGCTGTAAATGATTCTGGAAGCATCATTTACCATAAAGATAACGGACTTGTCAATGAGGTTTTTAATGAGGTGGTTTTAAATCACCTCAAAGGCCAGTCTGCAATTGGGCATGTCAGGTATTCAACAACCGGAAAAAGTGATAGAGAAAATGCTCAACCACTTGTTGTAAAATACAGGAAAGAGCATATGGCACTTGCTCACAATGGGAATTTAGTAAATGCTCATGCTATCAGAGAAAAACTTGAGCAGGAAGGTGCTATATTTCAAACTACTATTGATTCTGAAGTAATTGCAAACTTGATTTCACGAAACAGAATAAAATCACAAAATATAGAAGAAGCTATACTCAAAACAATGGATGAGATAAAAGGGGCATATTCACTTTTGATCCTCACACCAAATAAACTGATTGCGGTAAGAGATCCGTATGGACTTCGTCCTCTTGTGATGGGAAGAATAAACAACAGTATTTGTTTTGCTTCAGAGACATGTGCTCTGGATACTGTGGGGGCTGAGTATATAAGAGATGTCGAGCCTGGTGAGATAGTTACTGTAACTGCTGATGGAATTAAGAGTATTAAATACAAACAAACTTTTAAACATTTGTGCGTATTTGAGTTTATCTACTTTGCAAGAGCTGATTCATACCTTGATGGTATCAGTGTTTACGAAATCAGAAAAAAACTTGGAAAACAGCTTTGCAGAGAATCTTATGTTGACTGTGATATTGTAATTGGAGTTCCAGACTCAGGGACAACCGCTGCTATTGGGTTTGCAGAAGAGGCTAAAATACCATTCTCAGAGGGGTTTATAAAGAACAGGTATATCGGTAGAACATTTATAAAACCCCAGCAAAGCCAGAGAGAAATAGCTGTCAGGCTAAAACTAAATCCGTTAAAAAGCAATGTAGCCGGGAAGAGGGTTGTGCTCATTGATGACTCAATTGTCAGGGGTACAACATCAAGGAAGATTATAAAGATGCTAAAAGATGCAGGTGCACGTGAGGTGCACTTAAGAATAAGCTCACCACCTGTTCTATTTCCTTGTTATTATGGAATTGATACCCCAGACAGAAATGAATTAATTGCAGCAAACTACACTCCTCAAGAGATTGCCAGGATTCTGGGTGCTGATTCGCTGGAATATCTGAGTTTGGATGGTCTAAATAACGTATTTGACAATAAACTACAAAACTTTTGTACAGCTTGTTTCAGTGGTAAGTATATCACTGAAATACCAGAGAATTTTAATAAATACATTTTTGAAGAGGGTGTTTGAGAATGACCACCTACAGGGATGCGGGTGTTAATATTGAAGAGGGTTATAAAGCAGTAAACCTTATTAAGAACATAGCGAAAGAGACTTTTGATTCAAATGTCATAACTGATATTGGCTCATTTGGAAGTATGTATTTATTGAATATGGACAGCTCAGAGTATATTCTGGTTTCGGGGACAGATGGTGTAGGGACAAAGCTAAAGATTGCTTTTTACATGGACAAGCATGATACAGTTGGAATTGACTGTGTGGCAATGTGTGTAAATGACATCTTGTGTCACGGAGCAAAACCTCTTTTCTTTTTGGACTACCTTGCCTGTGGTAAACTGAGAAGTGAAAAGGTGGCAACTATAGTAAAAGGGGTTGCAGAGGGCTGCAAAATTGCAGGCTGTTCGCTTGTTGGTGGAGAGACGGCTGAAATGCCAGGTTTTTATGAGGATGATGAGTATGATTTAGCGGGGTTTGCGGTAGGTATTGTAAAAAAAGACCTGGCAATCTGTGGTCAGGATGTTGTTCAAGGAGATATTTTAATTGGACTTGCTTCAAGTGGTGTTCACAGCAACGGCTATTCACTTGTGAGAAAGGTCTTTGGAATAGATGAAAATCCCAAAATTCTTACCAGGGTTTATGAAGAGCTGGGTTTGAGCCTTGGTGAAGAGCTTTTGAAGCCGACCAGAATCTATGTAAAGCCAGTTTTAAATGTGTTAGAGAAAGTAAAGGTAAAGGGGATTGCTCATATAACAGGTGGGGGATTTTTCGAAAACATTCCAAGAGCTTTTCCAGAAGGGTTTGTGGCAGTGGTTGAAAAAGGTTCGTGGGATGTTTTGCCAGTATTTAAACTAATTCAGGAGTATGGTAAGGTGGAAGAAAATGAGATGTTCTCCACATTTAATATGGGTATTGGAATGGTTTTGATAGTTTCTAAGGATAATGTTGAAACTGCTATGGAGATTTTAAGTAAAGAAGGTATAAATTCATATGTAATAGGTACAATTGAAAAAGGTGAAGGCGGAGTTGTTATAAAATGAAGAAATTAGCTGTATTTGTTTCGGGGTCGGGTTCTAACCTTTGGGCTATTATTGATGCTATTAAAAACGGTGAGATTTGTGCAACAATATCCTGTGTGATCTCAAATAAAAAGGACGCTTATGCACTTGAGAGAGCAAAACAAAACCAAATAGAAGGGTATTATATCTCCAAAAAGGATTTTCCAAATGAAATTGAATATGAGAAGTATCTTATAAGATTCTTAAAGGACAGGGAAATTGATTTTATCATATTGGCTGGATTTTTGTATATTTTCTCAGAGTATTTTGTAGAGGAATTCAAAAATCGTATTGTAAATATTCATCCATCACTGCTTCCTGCCTTTGGCGGCAAAGGAATGTATGGACTCAATGTCCACAGAAGTGTGATAGAATATGGCATGAAAGTGACAGGTGCCACGGTTCACTTTGTTGATTCTACTACAGACGGTGGACCCATAATATTGCAAAAAGCAATATATGTGAGAGAGGATGACACACCTGAAAGTTTACAAAAGAGAGTTTTAGAAGAGGTGGAGTGGAAGATATACCCTCTTGCGATTAAGCTTCTCTGTGAGGATAAAATAGAAGTCATTGGAAGAAAGGTTATTATTAAAGACAAAGAAATCTTGAAAAAGGTGGGAATTGAGGCATGACCAGAAGAGCTATTATAAGTGTATACAACAAAGATGGTATTGTAGAGTTTGCAAGAGCACTAAAAGATTTTGGCTATGAAATTATCTCAACCGGTGGAACAATGAAGTATCTGAGAGAAAATGGTATTGAGGTAATAAATATAAGTGATATTACAAATTTCCCGGAGATTTTGGATGGAAGAGTTAAGACACTTCACCCAAACATTCATGCAGGAATTCTTGCAATAAAGGACAACCAGGAACATGTAATGACATTAAATGAGCTGAACATATCACCAATTGACATGGTGGTAGTCAATCTCTATCCCTTTAAGGAAACCATTTTTAAAGAAAATGTAACATTTGATGATGTAATTGAAAATATTGACATTGGTGGGCCTACAATGCTTCGCGCTGCAGCTAAAAATTTTAGATATACAACTGTAGTAATAGATCCTGCAGACTATGGGCTTGTAATAGAAGAGATGAAAGAAAAAGGTGATGTTTCTTTTGATACAAGGTTCTATCTTGCAACAAAGGTGTTTGAATATACTGCATATTATGACTCTATGATTTTTAACTATTTCAAATATCTAAGGAATGATAAATCTTTCTCGAATCATTTCACATTTCCACTTGAAAAGATTCAGGAACTCAGGTACGGAGAAAATCCTCATCAGCAAGCAAGCTTTTACAGAATAGTATTGCCATTTATAGAAAAATCTAATATTACAAATGCCCAGCAACTTCATGGTAAGGAACTTTCATTCAACAACATTCTTGATAGTGATAGTGCTATAGAGCTTTTGAAGGAGTTTGATGAGCCAACGTGTGTTGCAATAAAGCATAATAATCCGTGTGCTGTTGCATCAAGTGATAATATCTTTGAGGCGTTCAAGAAAGTAAATAGCAGTGACCCGGTTTCTATATTCGGAGGAATTGTAGCATTTAACAGAAAGGTAGATAGACAAACAGCCGAGGAACTGAAAAAGATTTTCCTTGAGGTGGTTATCGCTCCTGACTTTGATGAAGATGCCCTGGCTTTGCTTTCTTCAAAAAAAGACTTTCGAATACTGAAACTTCCGACTTTAAGCAAAAACGATGTATACTATGATATCAAGTCGGTAAACGGTGGAGTGCTTGTTCAGGAGAGAGACAGGAAATTGCTAAATGAAGATTACCAGGTTGTAACAGAAAGAAAACCTGAAAAAAAGGAATTGGAAGACTTAATATTCGCATGGAAGGTTGTCAAACATGTAAAGTCAAATGCAATAGTTATTGCAAAGGACAAGATGACATTGGGGATAGGTATGGGACAGACGAATAGAATCTGGGCTGTTGAACATGCAATCGCACGTTCACGATTTGATCTGAATGGCTCAGTGCTTGCCTCAGACGCTTTCTTTCCATTTTCTGATAGCGTAGAAGCAGCAGGTAAAGCGGGAATTACAGCTATTATTCAGCCGGGTGGGTCTATCAGAGACAAAGACTCAATTGATGCTGCAAACAAGTATAATATTGCTATGATATTTACAGGTATAAGACACTTTAGGCACTAAAAAGAGGGGAATTGAGGAATGAAGATATTGATCGTAGGAAATGGTGGGCGTGAACATGCTATTGCCTGGAAGATTTACAACGAAGGTTACAGAGATCTGTTCTGTGCGCCTGGAAATGCAGGGATTTGCGAAATTGCAAACTGTGTTGATATAAAGGTAAATGAATTTGGCAAGCTGAAAGACTTTTGTATAGAAAAGGAGATAGACTTTGTGATTGTCGGTCCGGACAATCCGCTTGCAGACGGAATTGTTGATTATCTTGAATCATTTGGCATAAAGACATTTGGTCCGACCAAAGATGCCGCAATGATAGAAAGCAGCAAGGTATTTGCGAAGGATCTTATGAAAAAGTATGGTATAAAAACAGCAGGATACAATGTATTTTACAGCTATGAAGATGCGATTGATTTTGTAAATAAAAACCCAAAATACCCCATTGTCATCAAGGCAGATGGGCTTGCTCTGGGTAAGGGTGTGACAATTGCTCAAGACAGGCTTGAGGCATTAAATGCTCTCAATCTCATGATGAAAGAAAAGGTGTTTGGGGAAGCTGGAGAGAAGGTTGTCATTGAAGACTATTTGAAAGGTGAAGAGGTATCCATTTTTGTCATTTCCGATGGCAAAGACATTGTACCATTAACAGTTGCACGGGACCATAAAAAAGCGTTTGATGGAGATAAAGGGCCAAATACAGGTGGAATGGGAGCTTTTTCGCCATCAAGGCTTGTTGATAAAAGACTTTTTGAGGACATACTTGAAAATATAATGCTAAAAGCAATATACGGAATGAGAAAGGAAGGAAGACCGTTTAAGGGTGTGCTATACGGCGGATTAATTTTAACAGAAGAAGGACCTATGGTTTTGGAGTTTAACTCAAGATTTGGCGACCCTGAAGCACAGGCCATTTTACCACTTATGAAAAGTGAGCTTTTGGAGATTATGGTAAAAGCCACAGAAGGTAATTTAAAAGGTGTTGAGGCAAAATTTTCGGACCAGTTTTCAATTTGTGTTGTGCTTGCCTCAAAAGGCTATCCTGAAAAATATGAAACTGGCTTTGTAATTCAGGGTTTGGATAGACTTGAAAGTGATACAATTGTATTTCATGCCAATACGAAGTTGGATGACAGTGGCAGAATAAAAACAGCCGGCGGCAGAGTGCTGAACATTGTAAGAGTTGATAGCACACTCAAAGATGCAAAGATGAAAGTATATAAAGAAATTAATAAGGTTCACTTTGAGAATATGTTTTACAGAACTGATATAGGTGACAAAGAAATCTTTTAGATTTCCTGTTTAAGGGCAGTTCAAATGAGGTATAAATAATGTGTCAGAAAAATTTTAAGGTAAGGAGTGGAGGTATAAATTGGATATCTGGGTATGTTCAATATGTGGGTATGAGTATGATCCACAAAAAGGAGATCCTGAAAACGGCATTCAACCAGGGACCAGGTTTGAGGACTTACCAGATGATTGGGTTTGTCCTGTTTGTGGTGTTGGTAAGGATATGTTTGAGAAAAAATAAAGAGCTTTTAAAATTTGTTGCCCTGAGTCGTCTTTAAGTTTGATGACTTAGGGCTTTTTTATGGTGTATAATAGTTAATATAAACAGGTATAG
The Caldicellulosiruptor morganii DNA segment above includes these coding regions:
- the purL gene encoding phosphoribosylformylglycinamidine synthase subunit PurL, which translates into the protein MKKNLYEEVGLTYEEYKMIIDILGREPNELELNLFGVMWSEHCGYKNSKALLKHLPTKGDHILQGPGENAGIVDIGDGYAVCFKVESHNHPSAVEPYEGAATGVGGIIRDIFTMGARPIALLDSLKFGKLEDSRTKYLFEGVVSGISGYGNCVGIPTVGGETTFDPIYKNNILVNVMCVGIMKKDRIFKGVAQGVGNSVFYVGHTTGRDGMGGATFASTDLTQESEEKRSAVQVGDPFMEKLLLEACLELFQTDAVVGIQDMGAAGLTSSTCETAARAGTGIEIDVALVPKREEGMNPIEVMLSESQERMLVIVKKEREEEVYKIFEKWGLHAVKIGRVTDDGMLRVLDSGKVVAEVPAKALAHAPAYVRETKEPEIVKLSREFDIYSIPQPQDLNEAILKMISNPNLASKEYIYKQYDYMVRTDTVIRPGHDASLLRVKGIKKGIAITIDSNGRYCYLNPYEGVQLVLAESYRNIVAVGAKPLAITDGLNFGNPLYPEIYYQFVKTIEGLRDACEYFGTPVTGGNVSFYNQSEEGAIYPTPVIGMVGVIEDVEKAVDISFKDSGDVIAIIGATSDDIGASEYLSFYHGIVSGRVPKLDLKKHKDTCDKVLECINQGLFKSVHDISDGGFIVALLESAVRGKKGAEVEISTSLREDFYLFSETPGRFLVTFDGENLSKIKEILNDIELEIIGKVIDSFEMVGRINDRKLKLNLDEVERVYQEAIPCALKS
- the purF gene encoding amidophosphoribosyltransferase, producing MCFKELEEAFKDHCGIFGIYSTDKKCDSAKITYFGLYALQHRGQESSGIAVNDSGSIIYHKDNGLVNEVFNEVVLNHLKGQSAIGHVRYSTTGKSDRENAQPLVVKYRKEHMALAHNGNLVNAHAIREKLEQEGAIFQTTIDSEVIANLISRNRIKSQNIEEAILKTMDEIKGAYSLLILTPNKLIAVRDPYGLRPLVMGRINNSICFASETCALDTVGAEYIRDVEPGEIVTVTADGIKSIKYKQTFKHLCVFEFIYFARADSYLDGISVYEIRKKLGKQLCRESYVDCDIVIGVPDSGTTAAIGFAEEAKIPFSEGFIKNRYIGRTFIKPQQSQREIAVRLKLNPLKSNVAGKRVVLIDDSIVRGTTSRKIIKMLKDAGAREVHLRISSPPVLFPCYYGIDTPDRNELIAANYTPQEIARILGADSLEYLSLDGLNNVFDNKLQNFCTACFSGKYITEIPENFNKYIFEEGV
- the purM gene encoding phosphoribosylformylglycinamidine cyclo-ligase — encoded protein: MTTYRDAGVNIEEGYKAVNLIKNIAKETFDSNVITDIGSFGSMYLLNMDSSEYILVSGTDGVGTKLKIAFYMDKHDTVGIDCVAMCVNDILCHGAKPLFFLDYLACGKLRSEKVATIVKGVAEGCKIAGCSLVGGETAEMPGFYEDDEYDLAGFAVGIVKKDLAICGQDVVQGDILIGLASSGVHSNGYSLVRKVFGIDENPKILTRVYEELGLSLGEELLKPTRIYVKPVLNVLEKVKVKGIAHITGGGFFENIPRAFPEGFVAVVEKGSWDVLPVFKLIQEYGKVEENEMFSTFNMGIGMVLIVSKDNVETAMEILSKEGINSYVIGTIEKGEGGVVIK
- the purN gene encoding phosphoribosylglycinamide formyltransferase; this translates as MKKLAVFVSGSGSNLWAIIDAIKNGEICATISCVISNKKDAYALERAKQNQIEGYYISKKDFPNEIEYEKYLIRFLKDREIDFIILAGFLYIFSEYFVEEFKNRIVNIHPSLLPAFGGKGMYGLNVHRSVIEYGMKVTGATVHFVDSTTDGGPIILQKAIYVREDDTPESLQKRVLEEVEWKIYPLAIKLLCEDKIEVIGRKVIIKDKEILKKVGIEA
- the purH gene encoding bifunctional phosphoribosylaminoimidazolecarboxamide formyltransferase/IMP cyclohydrolase, which codes for MTRRAIISVYNKDGIVEFARALKDFGYEIISTGGTMKYLRENGIEVINISDITNFPEILDGRVKTLHPNIHAGILAIKDNQEHVMTLNELNISPIDMVVVNLYPFKETIFKENVTFDDVIENIDIGGPTMLRAAAKNFRYTTVVIDPADYGLVIEEMKEKGDVSFDTRFYLATKVFEYTAYYDSMIFNYFKYLRNDKSFSNHFTFPLEKIQELRYGENPHQQASFYRIVLPFIEKSNITNAQQLHGKELSFNNILDSDSAIELLKEFDEPTCVAIKHNNPCAVASSDNIFEAFKKVNSSDPVSIFGGIVAFNRKVDRQTAEELKKIFLEVVIAPDFDEDALALLSSKKDFRILKLPTLSKNDVYYDIKSVNGGVLVQERDRKLLNEDYQVVTERKPEKKELEDLIFAWKVVKHVKSNAIVIAKDKMTLGIGMGQTNRIWAVEHAIARSRFDLNGSVLASDAFFPFSDSVEAAGKAGITAIIQPGGSIRDKDSIDAANKYNIAMIFTGIRHFRH
- the purD gene encoding phosphoribosylamine--glycine ligase, producing the protein MKILIVGNGGREHAIAWKIYNEGYRDLFCAPGNAGICEIANCVDIKVNEFGKLKDFCIEKEIDFVIVGPDNPLADGIVDYLESFGIKTFGPTKDAAMIESSKVFAKDLMKKYGIKTAGYNVFYSYEDAIDFVNKNPKYPIVIKADGLALGKGVTIAQDRLEALNALNLMMKEKVFGEAGEKVVIEDYLKGEEVSIFVISDGKDIVPLTVARDHKKAFDGDKGPNTGGMGAFSPSRLVDKRLFEDILENIMLKAIYGMRKEGRPFKGVLYGGLILTEEGPMVLEFNSRFGDPEAQAILPLMKSELLEIMVKATEGNLKGVEAKFSDQFSICVVLASKGYPEKYETGFVIQGLDRLESDTIVFHANTKLDDSGRIKTAGGRVLNIVRVDSTLKDAKMKVYKEINKVHFENMFYRTDIGDKEIF
- the rd gene encoding rubredoxin — encoded protein: MDIWVCSICGYEYDPQKGDPENGIQPGTRFEDLPDDWVCPVCGVGKDMFEKK